From Vibrio crassostreae, one genomic window encodes:
- a CDS encoding PepSY domain-containing protein codes for MFSKAMISLFSISLGLFVSAGAWADSHHNGHDLVQDVHKAGTRIEFEEDQDEVYEAVREGYIRPFSEMYAAVENDLHGRIIKVELEEDDDIWVYELKINFQNNIIKVEYNAETLDMLKIEGRNFKDAIKHGD; via the coding sequence ATGTTTAGTAAAGCTATGATTTCTTTGTTTTCTATAAGCTTAGGCTTATTTGTTTCTGCTGGCGCATGGGCTGACTCACATCATAATGGTCACGACCTAGTACAAGACGTTCACAAAGCAGGAACCCGAATCGAATTCGAAGAAGATCAAGACGAAGTCTATGAAGCGGTTCGAGAAGGCTATATTCGCCCTTTCTCTGAAATGTATGCCGCGGTAGAAAACGATCTTCATGGCCGAATCATAAAAGTCGAGCTAGAAGAAGATGATGATATTTGGGTGTATGAGCTAAAGATTAACTTCCAAAACAACATCATCAAAGTTGAATACAACGCCGAAACGTTGGACATGCTAAAAATTGAAGGCCGCAACTTTAAAGACGCAATTAAACACGGCGACTAA
- a CDS encoding DEAD/DEAH box helicase, which translates to MYTLRPYQADSVKSVIHYFRKHQTPAVLVLPTGAGKSLVIAELARLAKGRVLVLAHVKELVEQNHEKYEGYGLKGSIFSAGLGRKETDQQVVFASVQSVVRNLDSFSNQFSLLVIDECHRVPDEKTSSYQKVITHLRENNSGIKVLGLTATPYRLGMGWLYQYHTRGQVRSEEPRFFRDCIFELPIRYLLDEGFLTPARMIDAPVLSYDFSQLKPASTGRYKEAELDMVIEQSKRATPQIVDQIIELAQDKLGIMVFAATVRHAQEILGLLPEGEASIVIGDTPTLERDQIINDFKERKIKFLVNVSVLTTGFDAPHVDLIAILRPTESISLYQQIVGRGLRLSPGKKECLVLDYAGNSYDLYQPEVGDPKPDSDSEIITIPCPACGFNNNFWGKLDSNGFLLEHFGRKCQGYFTDEDTGEREHCNYRFRAKYCGECGADNDIAARICHECDATLVDPDKKLKEALNLKDALVFECLEMDLNVLKDDKGKSQLKVTYRGENQAQVHEFWSLTTKKQKQNFKDQFVRPHLADRHRPFEEASPSKVVAHQHRFRPPQFVIARKVGRFWKMRDKIFEDELQQR; encoded by the coding sequence ATGTATACACTCCGCCCGTACCAAGCTGATTCTGTAAAATCAGTGATTCATTACTTCAGAAAACACCAAACTCCGGCTGTGCTCGTGCTTCCGACTGGTGCAGGAAAAAGCCTTGTGATTGCAGAGTTGGCAAGGCTTGCGAAAGGTCGAGTGTTGGTACTTGCTCACGTAAAAGAGTTGGTAGAACAGAACCATGAAAAGTATGAAGGCTATGGGTTAAAAGGCTCCATTTTCTCTGCAGGATTAGGCCGTAAAGAGACAGACCAACAAGTGGTCTTCGCATCCGTTCAATCTGTGGTTCGAAATCTCGATTCATTCTCTAACCAATTTTCACTGTTGGTGATCGATGAATGTCACCGTGTTCCCGATGAAAAGACCAGTAGCTATCAAAAAGTCATCACTCACTTGCGCGAGAATAATTCGGGTATCAAGGTGCTTGGCCTAACCGCGACCCCTTATCGTCTTGGTATGGGTTGGCTTTACCAGTATCACACCCGCGGCCAAGTACGATCTGAAGAACCCAGGTTTTTCAGAGATTGTATTTTCGAACTGCCGATTCGTTACCTACTCGACGAAGGTTTCTTAACTCCAGCGCGCATGATAGATGCGCCCGTATTGAGCTACGACTTTTCACAGTTAAAGCCAGCGAGCACTGGTCGCTACAAAGAAGCAGAGCTTGATATGGTGATCGAGCAGTCGAAACGCGCGACCCCGCAGATTGTCGACCAGATAATTGAACTGGCCCAAGACAAGCTAGGCATCATGGTATTTGCCGCCACAGTTCGACACGCGCAAGAGATTCTCGGCTTATTACCAGAAGGTGAAGCATCGATTGTGATTGGCGATACGCCAACACTCGAACGTGACCAAATCATCAATGATTTCAAAGAGCGTAAAATCAAATTCTTGGTCAACGTATCGGTATTAACCACAGGCTTTGATGCGCCACATGTAGATTTAATCGCAATTTTACGCCCTACCGAATCCATCAGTTTGTATCAACAAATCGTCGGCCGTGGCTTACGCCTATCCCCAGGTAAGAAAGAGTGTCTGGTGCTCGACTATGCGGGTAATAGTTACGACCTTTACCAACCTGAGGTCGGCGATCCAAAACCCGATTCAGACAGTGAAATCATCACCATCCCTTGCCCGGCGTGCGGCTTCAATAATAACTTTTGGGGCAAACTAGACAGCAATGGCTTCTTGCTTGAGCACTTTGGTCGTAAATGCCAAGGCTACTTTACCGATGAAGACACGGGCGAACGCGAACACTGTAACTATCGTTTCCGAGCGAAATACTGCGGTGAATGCGGCGCTGACAACGACATTGCCGCACGCATTTGTCATGAGTGTGATGCAACTTTAGTCGACCCAGACAAAAAGCTTAAGGAAGCGTTAAACCTAAAAGATGCGTTGGTGTTTGAGTGTTTAGAAATGGACTTGAACGTACTTAAGGACGACAAAGGTAAATCACAACTTAAAGTCACCTATCGCGGTGAAAACCAAGCGCAAGTGCATGAGTTTTGGTCATTAACCACCAAGAAACAGAAACAGAACTTCAAAGACCAGTTTGTTCGCCCTCACCTAGCAGACAGACATCGCCCTTTTGAAGAAGCATCACCATCGAAAGTGGTTGCTCACCAACATAGGTTCCGCCCACCTCAGTTCGTGATTGCACGTAAAGTCGGACGCTTTTGGAAAATGAGAGACAAGATATTCGAAGACGAATTACAGCAGCGTTAA
- the rsuA gene encoding 16S rRNA pseudouridine(516) synthase RsuA produces MRLDKFLCDALGVTRREATHLLKSKAVTVNDVIQKSGSLKVTEECVVEWQGNELNVHGPRYIMLYKPEGFVCSHEDGANRIAFELLDEIKMDKLHFAGRLDIDTTGLVLITDDGKWSHRITSPKHKCEKTYRVWLVEPVEDDYVDKFKEGIQLKSEDGLTLPAHLEVRAEREVLLTIHEGKYHQVKRMFAALGNKVEALHRERIGEIEMDESLELGEYRYLTQEEVDSIWK; encoded by the coding sequence ATGCGTTTAGATAAATTTCTGTGCGATGCATTAGGCGTCACTCGAAGAGAAGCAACACACTTATTAAAATCCAAGGCAGTGACAGTTAATGATGTCATTCAAAAAAGCGGTTCACTCAAAGTAACTGAAGAGTGTGTCGTGGAATGGCAAGGCAATGAATTGAATGTTCATGGCCCACGTTACATCATGCTTTATAAGCCAGAAGGCTTTGTTTGCTCGCATGAAGATGGCGCAAATCGTATCGCGTTTGAACTACTCGATGAAATCAAAATGGACAAGCTGCACTTTGCTGGCCGTTTAGATATCGATACAACAGGTCTTGTGTTGATTACCGACGATGGTAAGTGGTCTCACCGTATCACTTCACCAAAGCACAAGTGCGAGAAGACGTACCGTGTGTGGTTGGTTGAACCTGTTGAAGACGATTACGTTGACAAATTCAAAGAGGGCATCCAGCTTAAGAGCGAAGATGGCCTAACACTTCCTGCACACCTAGAAGTTCGTGCAGAGCGTGAAGTGCTGCTAACGATTCACGAAGGCAAATACCACCAAGTTAAACGTATGTTTGCAGCACTTGGTAACAAAGTAGAAGCACTGCACCGTGAACGTATTGGCGAAATTGAGATGGACGAATCTTTAGAGTTAGGTGAATACCGTTACCTAACACAAGAAGAAGTCGACTCGATCTGGAAGTAA
- a CDS encoding Bcr/CflA family multidrug efflux MFS transporter, which produces MQTSTQQTPSSQPQTPQLGWMLFLVLGAIGALTPLAIDMYLPAMPTIAKDLGVTAGEVQITLTAYTAGFALGQLLHGPLADSYGRKPVLLIGVFFFAIASVVSATTHGIEALTLVRTAQGFAGAAAAVIIQAVVRDMFDREDFARTMSFVTLVMTVAPLIAPMIGGYLALWFGWRSIFWVLAIFAVIVILAVIVKIPETLPVDNRQPLRFKTTIRNYARLCRNPTAMGLIFSGAFSFSGMFAFLTAGSFVYIDVYGVRPDLFGYLFGLNIVAMILMTTINGRIVKKVGSHTMLRAALVIQLLAGVGLLVGWALDLGLWGIVPFVMLFIGTISTIGSNSMGLLLSGYPNMAGTASSLAGTLRFGTGSVVGAIVAMLPSDSAGSMAMVMAACAVLSALLYWTLGKKA; this is translated from the coding sequence ATGCAAACATCTACCCAACAGACACCAAGCTCACAACCACAAACTCCTCAGTTAGGTTGGATGCTATTTTTGGTTCTGGGTGCGATTGGTGCACTGACACCACTCGCCATTGATATGTACCTGCCCGCTATGCCAACGATCGCCAAAGATCTTGGCGTGACAGCGGGTGAAGTGCAGATCACACTTACAGCGTATACCGCAGGTTTTGCACTCGGTCAGTTGTTACATGGTCCGTTAGCCGACAGTTATGGTCGCAAGCCTGTTCTATTGATTGGTGTATTCTTCTTTGCGATCGCGTCTGTTGTGAGTGCCACTACTCATGGTATTGAAGCACTAACACTAGTTCGTACCGCTCAAGGCTTCGCAGGTGCAGCGGCAGCGGTAATAATTCAAGCCGTTGTACGTGACATGTTTGACCGTGAAGATTTCGCAAGAACCATGTCGTTCGTTACCTTAGTAATGACGGTTGCACCGCTTATCGCGCCTATGATTGGTGGTTATTTAGCGTTGTGGTTCGGTTGGCGTTCAATTTTTTGGGTATTGGCGATTTTTGCAGTGATTGTGATTCTCGCGGTGATAGTCAAAATTCCTGAGACACTGCCTGTCGACAATCGTCAACCATTGCGCTTTAAAACCACGATTCGTAATTACGCTCGTTTATGTAGAAACCCGACCGCTATGGGGCTGATTTTCTCTGGTGCGTTCTCGTTCTCTGGGATGTTCGCATTCTTAACAGCAGGCTCTTTTGTCTACATTGATGTCTATGGCGTACGTCCTGACCTGTTTGGTTACCTATTTGGTCTGAACATTGTTGCGATGATTCTGATGACGACAATCAATGGTCGAATCGTTAAGAAGGTCGGTTCTCATACAATGTTGAGGGCAGCGCTGGTCATCCAATTACTGGCTGGCGTAGGTTTACTTGTCGGTTGGGCATTGGATCTCGGGCTTTGGGGAATTGTGCCGTTTGTGATGCTATTTATTGGGACCATTTCTACTATTGGCAGTAATTCTATGGGGCTGCTGTTGAGTGGTTATCCGAACATGGCAGGAACGGCTTCATCGCTTGCAGGAACATTAAGATTTGGTACTGGTTCTGTCGTTGGTGCGATCGTTGCGATGCTACCAAGTGACAGTGCAGGGTCTATGGCTATGGTAATGGCTGCGTGTGCAGTACTGTCAGCATTACTATATTGGACATTAGGAAAGAAGGCATAA
- a CDS encoding DUF2913 family protein, whose product MSKYYIEIQKLVNDALGELYALHKSGKAIDAPIANNLYLVRWVTKAIKSQAYDRVIVPDLVRWQKQGRSKGNNSDLTFTFKRISAFYGQFFPEGEEPKALKDSDVEAFMDKMYEMGWSVSSEDELTTGGKIQFFTDGEHSFALCGKQCDDSFDGELMVKPMNWFVRGNHAEFIQAAMEAGFMLHKVTDYKSAVKYHGEYIVYPANQGNQLAEIPISVIG is encoded by the coding sequence ATGTCAAAATACTATATTGAAATTCAGAAGTTAGTGAACGATGCGTTAGGCGAGCTATATGCTCTGCATAAATCTGGCAAAGCGATCGACGCGCCTATCGCGAACAACCTTTATCTTGTTCGTTGGGTAACAAAAGCGATTAAATCTCAAGCGTATGATCGCGTGATTGTGCCTGACTTAGTTCGTTGGCAGAAGCAGGGCCGCTCAAAGGGTAACAACTCTGATTTAACCTTTACCTTCAAACGTATCTCTGCGTTTTACGGTCAGTTCTTCCCAGAAGGAGAAGAGCCTAAAGCGCTAAAAGACAGCGATGTTGAAGCGTTTATGGACAAGATGTACGAGATGGGTTGGAGCGTATCAAGCGAAGACGAGCTAACCACTGGTGGCAAAATTCAATTCTTTACCGATGGTGAGCACTCATTTGCCTTGTGTGGTAAACAGTGTGACGACTCTTTCGACGGTGAGTTGATGGTTAAGCCAATGAACTGGTTTGTACGTGGTAACCACGCTGAGTTTATTCAAGCGGCGATGGAAGCGGGCTTTATGCTTCACAAAGTGACGGACTACAAGTCTGCTGTGAAGTACCACGGTGAATACATCGTATACCCTGCTAACCAAGGCAACCAACTGGCTGAGATCCCAATTAGCGTTATCGGCTAG